The following are encoded together in the Manduca sexta isolate Smith_Timp_Sample1 unplaced genomic scaffold, JHU_Msex_v1.0 HiC_scaffold_2842, whole genome shotgun sequence genome:
- the LOC119192494 gene encoding collagen alpha-1(XII) chain-like, with amino-acid sequence MFNINNSQYVKTVLGVCRCSLNDISQILEIMPELRGPPGSPGPTGADGTTGAPGKTGQIGEPGPPGPPGSKGDRGERGEVGSPGTEGQPGPKGDPGLDGSTGPQGPPGPPGPPGPLTSALM; translated from the exons ATGTTCAATATTAACAACTCTCAGTACGTGAAG ACGGTGCTGGGTGTATGCAGATGCAGTTTAAACGACATATCCCAGATTCTGGAAATTATGCCAGAACTGAGGGGTCCACCGGGATCCCCTGGGCCTACAGGTGCCGACGGTACTACGGGTGCTCCAGGCAAAACG GGTCAAATCGGTGAGCCAGGACCGCCTGGGCCTCCAGGGTCGAAAGGAGACCGGGGTGAAAGAGGGGAGGTCGGGTCACCAGGTACTGAAGGACAACCGGGGCCCAAAGGTGATCCAGGATTGGATGGTTCAACGGGACCTCAGGGACCACCTGGCCCTCCAGGGCCTCCCGGACCTCTGACATCAGCGCTCATG